One genomic region from Reichenbachiella ulvae encodes:
- a CDS encoding ATP-dependent zinc protease family protein yields MITIGRKDKVDLPEFDLIGIDAKIDTGAYGSALHCHHTIIEKENGEEILSFQILDPDHPEYEDKVFRTKHFDRKTVKSSNGDMEERFTIQTEIFLFGEKQEIEFSLTDRRKMKNPILLGRTFLSGKYLVDVQLKNLSHKKRKTTL; encoded by the coding sequence ATGATCACAATCGGCCGAAAGGATAAAGTCGATTTACCTGAATTTGACTTAATAGGAATTGATGCAAAAATTGATACGGGTGCTTATGGTTCTGCCCTTCACTGTCATCATACCATCATCGAAAAAGAAAATGGAGAAGAAATACTAAGCTTCCAAATTTTGGATCCTGATCATCCTGAGTATGAGGACAAGGTCTTTCGTACGAAGCACTTTGATCGGAAAACAGTCAAAAGCTCTAATGGAGACATGGAAGAGCGTTTCACGATCCAAACTGAAATCTTCTTATTTGGTGAAAAACAAGAAATTGAATTTTCGCTAACCGACCGACGCAAAATGAAAAACCCCATCCTCTTGGGAAGAACCTTTCTTTCTGGAAAGTATCTGGTGGATGTCCAACTCAAAAATTTATCACACAAAAAAAGAAAAACTACATTATGA
- the rimK gene encoding 30S ribosomal protein S6--L-glutamate ligase — MKIAVLSRNPKLYSTRRLVEGIEKRGHEARVIDHMKCDIIMDDKGPSIYYEGEVLNDLDAVIPRIGASVTFYGTAVVRQFEMMDVFCTVDSIAITRSRDKLRSLQILSRSGVGMPKTAFTNFNKKENKVLKHIGQAPVVIKLLEGTQGLGVVLAETNKAATSVVEAFESVKTRVILQEFIEEAGGADIRAFVVNGEVVGAMKRQGKEGEFRSNLHRGGNAAVIKLSRAEKSTALKAAKSMGLAVAGVDMLQSKKGPLVLEVNSSPGLEGIENATGVDIADKIVEFIESKAKKKKKTKKHA, encoded by the coding sequence ATGAAAATCGCTGTATTGTCACGCAACCCTAAACTATACTCCACCCGCCGACTTGTCGAGGGCATAGAAAAACGGGGACATGAAGCCAGAGTTATTGACCACATGAAGTGTGACATCATCATGGATGATAAAGGGCCTTCTATCTACTATGAAGGAGAGGTCCTTAATGATCTTGATGCTGTGATTCCTAGGATTGGTGCATCGGTAACATTCTATGGTACCGCAGTAGTTCGCCAGTTCGAAATGATGGATGTCTTCTGTACAGTAGATTCAATCGCCATCACCAGGTCAAGAGACAAACTCAGAAGTCTTCAGATTTTGTCCCGTTCTGGTGTAGGGATGCCTAAAACTGCCTTTACCAACTTCAATAAAAAAGAAAACAAGGTCTTAAAACACATCGGACAAGCCCCGGTAGTGATCAAGTTGCTGGAAGGAACCCAGGGACTGGGTGTGGTACTGGCCGAAACCAACAAGGCTGCTACATCGGTAGTCGAAGCATTCGAAAGTGTAAAGACACGTGTGATTCTACAAGAGTTCATCGAAGAAGCCGGTGGAGCAGACATTCGCGCCTTTGTAGTCAATGGAGAGGTAGTAGGAGCGATGAAAAGACAAGGAAAAGAGGGTGAGTTCAGATCAAACCTTCATAGAGGTGGCAATGCCGCAGTTATCAAATTGAGTCGTGCAGAAAAATCAACTGCCCTCAAAGCTGCAAAAAGTATGGGGCTAGCGGTAGCTGGTGTAGATATGCTACAGTCCAAAAAAGGTCCGTTGGTTCTAGAGGTCAATTCCTCTCCAGGTCTGGAAGGGATAGAAAATGCCACAGGTGTGGACATAGCGGACAAAATCGTAGAATTCATCGAATCTAAGGCCAAAAAGAAAAAGAAAACTAAAAAGCACGCCTAA
- a CDS encoding succinylglutamate desuccinylase/aspartoacylase family protein: MRISDVDILPGETKNVTVNIARLPSHSPIEITITVSRALQEGPILLLMGGLHGDEINGIEIVRRMIEKGYHIVDRGTTICIPILNVYGFIHFSRYVPDGKDVNRSFPGNKNGSLAARVAYYLMKEIIPQIDYGVDFHTGGADRTNYPQVRCVMTQPKNAELAKAFYAPFSLHSPFRPKSLRWAAGKMGKKILVFEGGESARFDESAINHGIDGTLRLMKYLEMHSDPAPVPDFQNIKIKSSSWIRAKASGLFLTEVKSGEMVKRNQIIGYISDPFGEFKIAVRSSANGYIIGLNHNPIVHSGDAIVHIGVYKDPAPIAE; encoded by the coding sequence ATGCGAATAAGTGATGTAGACATATTGCCAGGTGAAACCAAAAACGTGACGGTGAATATCGCCCGTTTGCCTTCGCATTCTCCTATTGAAATTACCATTACAGTATCTCGTGCTTTGCAAGAAGGCCCAATACTCCTGTTGATGGGTGGTCTGCATGGTGATGAGATCAATGGGATAGAAATCGTCAGACGAATGATCGAAAAGGGATACCATATAGTTGATCGTGGCACCACTATATGCATCCCTATTCTCAACGTTTACGGTTTTATCCACTTTTCGCGCTACGTACCAGATGGTAAGGACGTGAACCGCTCCTTTCCCGGGAATAAAAATGGTTCTCTTGCTGCGCGGGTAGCTTATTATCTGATGAAAGAAATCATACCCCAGATTGATTATGGGGTGGATTTTCATACTGGTGGTGCGGATCGTACCAATTACCCACAGGTGAGATGTGTGATGACACAACCCAAAAATGCAGAATTAGCCAAAGCCTTTTATGCTCCCTTTAGTCTACATTCTCCGTTTCGGCCCAAGTCACTGAGATGGGCTGCTGGCAAAATGGGCAAAAAAATATTGGTCTTCGAAGGAGGCGAATCAGCGCGCTTTGATGAGTCTGCCATCAATCATGGAATTGACGGCACCTTGCGTCTGATGAAATATCTGGAAATGCACAGCGATCCCGCACCCGTTCCGGATTTTCAAAACATCAAAATCAAATCTTCTTCCTGGATTAGAGCCAAGGCCTCCGGACTTTTTCTCACAGAGGTCAAAAGTGGAGAAATGGTAAAGCGTAACCAGATCATTGGTTATATCTCAGACCCCTTTGGAGAGTTCAAAATAGCCGTACGGTCTAGTGCCAATGGCTACATCATTGGGCTCAATCACAATCCAATTGTTCACTCAGGTGATGCCATTGTACACATAGGGGTGTACAAGGACCCAGCTCCTATTGCTGAGTAA